The Echinicola jeungdonensis genome segment CATTGTCGATGCCATTAAGGCAGCCGAAATGGAGACTTCTGGGGAAATCCAAGTTCATTTGGAAAGCCATTGTAAAGGAAATGTTTTGGACCGGGCAGCTGATGTTTTTGAGAAACTTAAGATGCACAAAACAAAACTGAGAAATGGGGTGCTCTTTTACCTGGCCGTGGAAGACCATAAATTTGCCATATTAGGGGACAAAGGCATCAATGCAGTTGTTCCCGAGGATTTTTGGGACTCCATTAAAGAAGAAATGATCAAAAACTTTAAAGAAAAAAAATTTGCACAAGGCCTCATCCGTGGCATAGAATTGTCCGGAAAAGAACTTAAGGAACATTTTCCTTATGATGAGGACAGTGATGAAAACGAACTCTCTGATGAAATATCTTTTGGATAATAATACCTTTAAACCGGTTTTCCTGCTTACTGCTTTACTTTTTTTATTTACACTTCCCATTTTGGCGCAAGGGGATTTCCCAGAAAAACCTTCACCACCCCGTCTAGTCAATGATTTTACCCAATCGCTTTCACAGGCAGAAAATCAAGCCCTTGAAAACAAACTCGAGGCTTATTATGATACTACCTCAACCCAGATAGCAGTGGTTTTGCTCCAATCTGTAGGCCAATATGATATTGGTGATTATGCCTTCCAGCTCGGGGAAAAATGGGGAATTGGGCAAGAAGGTAAAGACAATGGTTTATTGATCCTGGCCGCTATGAAGGACCATAAAGTTTTTATAGCTACTGGTTATGGAATGGAAGGAGCTGTCCCGGATGCAATCGCCAATCGGTTGGTGGACAATGTTATTGTCCCTGCCTTTAAAAGGGAGGCCTATTTTGAAGGTCTGAACCAAGCTACTGATATGGTGATAAAGTTGGCCGAAGGTGAGTACGATGCGGAAATGATCGAAAGTAAAGGAAATAATAGAGGTGCTCTAATCCTTTTTGGGATTTTTATTTTCATCTTTATTATTCTGCCATTTCTCAAAAACCGTAATGATAATAATAACCATATGGGAGGCCGCGGAGGTGGTGTGGACATGTTTACCTCCTTAATGCTGATGAATCTCCTTGGCGGAAGCAGTCGTGGGGGTGGCTTTGGTAACTTCTCCTCCGGAGGTGGAAACTTCGGCGGTGGGGGTGGAAGCTTTGGTGGCTTCGGTGGAGGTGGCTTCGGTGGTGGCGGAGCCGGAGGAAGCTGGTAGTAATCCACTTCCCGTTTTGTTTTGAGCCCCTTTCTTTAGATAAAAGAGCAAAGGGAAATTAAAAATGAGCTATTAAGAAATTCAAAGCAATTTCCTGATTATTTGGAGCTGGTCGGGATTTGAAATCCCGATCCCTCCCTAAAGGTGATTTGCAATCACCTTAAAAATGAATTCATTTGAATCTTTGTGCATAATACTGGGTATTTTGTACCCGTTTTTTGTCTTCAAACTAATGTCTTTTTATTGAAATCACCTCTTAGGTAATCCAAGCAAGTAAATAATGATACCTGGCCCTGATTTGACTTTTGCCATTTCCCAATTCATTTGATCACCATTTTTTAAATTCTTGATCAAATTTTCCATTTCTGAAAGGGAATAAGTGCGAAAAGATGAAACCAATCCATCCCACCATATGATCAAGGGGATAATTGGAAGCAAATAAGTAAACAACAATCTTTTCCATTTAAAGGGTCGAATGAATGGGGTGACAAGGAGAACGGTGATAGGGGAAATGAACATAGCAAATAAACTTTTTAGGCTTCTGTCCTGTCCTTCAAAAATGGCAATGGGGCATTGCTGATCAACAGCATTCTGTAATATTTTAGATGCATCTGACGGATTAAAATGGTGAAAAGTTAGAAAAAGAGTTCTTAATCCCTTTAAATTTTCCGGAACATCCCGGGCATCTACCGGATATGTAATGTAATTTATGTTTTCCTGCAGTTCATTTATTTTTTTAAAAGCCTTTTCATTTGGGAAATAGTCAGATAAGTTGATTTTTAGGTTCTCAATTTGGGATTTCAAAATTTGATTTAACCTGAACCAACCCCCACCAGAACCCGATCCCAGATCAATGATTTGAGGTTGGGGCAATTTAATTAGGCCTTTCATGATGATTGGCAAAATTGGCTCATACATGGGAGTGACATTTCCCAGAAAGCTTAAAAAATCCCTTTCATAGTCCCTCAAAAATCGAGGGAACCAATTTAAATCCTCCCATTCAAATAACTGTATCCTCTTCATTGGTTGAAAATGAAATGGTTTTATTTAGTTGTGTTGGCAATTATTTCATGATAAAATGTGGGTTGAGGATCCATTTCACATAAAGGGTAAAGTGCATCGACAAATTTTTTGCAGTGGGTGGATTGTCTATGGTACAATTGAGCCGCCTCATCTTTAAACGTCATAACATGGATAAATTTTGATGGATCATCCTTTTGTTGAAAGGATTTGTATAAAAGCGTTCCGGGCTCATTTTTTTGAATTTCCAATAGAAAATCACCAATAATGGAATGAACCTTTTCAAGAGATTGGGTTTTAACCTGGAAAGGAATGATAATATTTATCATATGGTTAAATTTTTAGGGTGAATTTTGCCTATATAATTTATCAAAAAATACGCATTAAAGTAAAAAATAGGTTTTTTATCTGCTTCACATATGGTTATAGTTACACCTTAAAAAAGAAAAAATAGCCTCTAACTAGGACAATAGTTTTTAATCCGTTTTAACAGGCAATTTCTTTTTATCAATTTCAGGCCGAAGGGAAAAAAAATAAACCCAGAAAATCAAAAGCAATTGAAAAGGAATTCTGAACCATAGATAAACAGTTCCAGGTCCATCATTTGCCCCAGATTGAAAATTTAAATTTTCCATTGCTGCATTGATATTGGCTGGTAGGATTAATATAAAAAAAAGGATTAAGAGCCAAGAGGTTGTTTTTCTCCAATTTTTCAAATGCAATCCTATTGCTGCAGCTAGTTCAAGAATGCCAGTCATCCAAATAATAGGAATTTTCATTGGGACAGGTTCAGGAATCATTTTAGCCATTCCTTCGGTGAACATAAAATGTCCCATGGAAGTAAATGCCAACATTCCAGAAATGGCAATTCTACCGGCTAAAGCCCAATTGACCCTTTTATTTCTGAGCCATTGAAAAAAAATTAACAGTAAAAATATGCTTAACAGGACAAAAAAGGGTTTCATAATTTTTCATTTTGTTTACCCCAAATTTCTAGTCAAATGGTAATTCATACAATGAACCTATGTTAAGAAATTTGTTTGCGAATCCGGCTCAATGCCTGGGGAGTAATCCCAATATAGCTTGCAATATATTTAAGGGGGATTTGACGGATTAAGGCGGGGCGGTCCTTAAACAAATTCAGGTATCTTTCTGTGGCTGACTCATTGAGCAATGACAGTTCCCTTTTGGATTTTTTCAGGAAAAGTCCTTCAGCCGCAAATCGGCCCAATACATTACCAATAGAGGTATTTGCGTACACTTCCTGCAAATCATAGTAAGTTAATTGCCAAAGAAGGGTTGGGGAAAGGGTTTCTATTTGGTAAATGCTGGGGCTTTGGGTCAAAAAAGAATCATATGCGCTCATAAATTCATTTTCAAAGCTAAATCCAAAGGTGCTCTCATTTTCCTCTCCAGGAATATAATAACGAACCATACCCGTTTCAATAAAAGAAAGGTGGTTTTCCACTTTTCCAAGGGGGAGGATTATTTGTTGGGATCCAAATTCCCTTTTTTTGAGTTTAGAGGAAAAGATTTTCCAATCCTCATCAGTAATTTGAACTTCCTTTTGGAAATATTCCCTGATTTTTTCCATTGATATGGCATATGGTTATCAAAAAAATGGATTTTATATTTCAATCATTATGGGTTTTGGAAGAACCAGCTACCAATCGATTAATTTCCTTCATTTCAGTTGGAGTAAGATACCTCCATTTCCCAACCGGAACATCCAATGGAATATTCATGATTCGGGTTCTTTTTAATTTGACCACCTCATAATCCAAATAGGCACACATCCTTCTGATTTGTCTGTTAAGCCCTTGGGTAAGGACTATTTTGAATTTGAATTTTCCGAGGGCTTCTACTTTGCACTTGCGGGTCTTCCTTCCCAAAATCGGAATGCCATTGGACATCCTATTGACAAAGCGTTGATTGATAGGTTTATTGACCGTTACAATATATTCCTTTTCATGGTTATTTCTGGCCCTCAAGATTTTGTTCACAATATCCCCGTCATTGGTGAGGAATATTAATCCTTCACTTGCTTTGTCCAATCGCCCAATAGGAAAAATCCTTTTTGGATGATTGATATAATCAATGATATTATCCTTTTCCCCTTTGGTATCTGTAGTACTAACGATTCCTACCGGCTTATTAAAAGCTAAATAAATAAATTCTTCTTTGGGCTTGGATACCAAATTTCCATCCACCCTAACTTCACTTTCTGGGTTGATTTTGGTTCCCTTTTCAGGGACTTTTCCATTAACGGTAATCCGTCCTTCTTCTAAAAGCGTATCCGCCATCCTACGGGAACAATATCCCACTT includes the following:
- a CDS encoding TPM domain-containing protein; the encoded protein is MAEKLFTDKEKKSIVDAIKAAEMETSGEIQVHLESHCKGNVLDRAADVFEKLKMHKTKLRNGVLFYLAVEDHKFAILGDKGINAVVPEDFWDSIKEEMIKNFKEKKFAQGLIRGIELSGKELKEHFPYDEDSDENELSDEISFG
- a CDS encoding TPM domain-containing protein translates to MKYLLDNNTFKPVFLLTALLFLFTLPILAQGDFPEKPSPPRLVNDFTQSLSQAENQALENKLEAYYDTTSTQIAVVLLQSVGQYDIGDYAFQLGEKWGIGQEGKDNGLLILAAMKDHKVFIATGYGMEGAVPDAIANRLVDNVIVPAFKREAYFEGLNQATDMVIKLAEGEYDAEMIESKGNNRGALILFGIFIFIFIILPFLKNRNDNNNHMGGRGGGVDMFTSLMLMNLLGGSSRGGGFGNFSSGGGNFGGGGGSFGGFGGGGFGGGGAGGSW
- a CDS encoding putative quinol monooxygenase — its product is MINIIIPFQVKTQSLEKVHSIIGDFLLEIQKNEPGTLLYKSFQQKDDPSKFIHVMTFKDEAAQLYHRQSTHCKKFVDALYPLCEMDPQPTFYHEIIANTTK
- a CDS encoding DoxX family protein, which produces MKPFFVLLSIFLLLIFFQWLRNKRVNWALAGRIAISGMLAFTSMGHFMFTEGMAKMIPEPVPMKIPIIWMTGILELAAAIGLHLKNWRKTTSWLLILFFILILPANINAAMENLNFQSGANDGPGTVYLWFRIPFQLLLIFWVYFFSLRPEIDKKKLPVKTD
- a CDS encoding Crp/Fnr family transcriptional regulator translates to MEKIREYFQKEVQITDEDWKIFSSKLKKREFGSQQIILPLGKVENHLSFIETGMVRYYIPGEENESTFGFSFENEFMSAYDSFLTQSPSIYQIETLSPTLLWQLTYYDLQEVYANTSIGNVLGRFAAEGLFLKKSKRELSLLNESATERYLNLFKDRPALIRQIPLKYIASYIGITPQALSRIRKQIS
- the rluF gene encoding 23S rRNA pseudouridine(2604) synthase RluF, giving the protein MEEKLVRINKFLSEVGYCSRRMADTLLEEGRITVNGKVPEKGTKINPESEVRVDGNLVSKPKEEFIYLAFNKPVGIVSTTDTKGEKDNIIDYINHPKRIFPIGRLDKASEGLIFLTNDGDIVNKILRARNNHEKEYIVTVNKPINQRFVNRMSNGIPILGRKTRKCKVEALGKFKFKIVLTQGLNRQIRRMCAYLDYEVVKLKRTRIMNIPLDVPVGKWRYLTPTEMKEINRLVAGSSKTHND